The sequence below is a genomic window from Nitrospinota bacterium.
GATCAGGACAGATATCGATTTCTACAAGTTTTCTTTGAAACTCGCTGGAGACGACAGGCTTATCCGCACCTACTACTACAACGCGCCTTATGACCAGAAGCATGAGCCTAAACGG
It includes:
- a CDS encoding NYN domain-containing protein, whose protein sequence is MNRVMVFIDGMNLYHSLKDHGIRTDIDFYKFSLKLAGDDRLIRTYYYNAPYDQKHEPKR